A section of the Malania oleifera isolate guangnan ecotype guangnan chromosome 2, ASM2987363v1, whole genome shotgun sequence genome encodes:
- the LOC131149307 gene encoding uncharacterized protein LOC131149307 has protein sequence MPRYYNRASYLDYLSVPLPLFFFMLVLFLFLGFTLYINYESMFEDFFLQLRLFLILSPLLLLLLVHCLSGDDRRRRRLLPSSDEDSLHRAGGTPWGVGLLLVLLLFMVAHHTSFHERWYPVLNR, from the coding sequence ATGCCGAGGTACTACAACAGAGCATCATACCTAGACTACCTCTCAgtccctctccctctcttcttcttcaTGCTCGTGCTCTTCCTCTTCCTGGGCTTCACCTTGTACATCAACTACGAGTCCATGTTCGAGGACTTCTTCCTCCAGCTCCGCCTCTTCCTCATCCTCTcccctctcctcctcctcctcctcgtcCACTGCCTCTCCGGCGACgaccgccgccgccgccgcctgCTCCCGTCCTCGGACGAAGACTCACTCCACCGGGCCGGCGGGACTCCTTGGGGAGTCGGGCTGCTGCTTGTGTTACTTCTCTTCATGGTCGCTCACCACACCTCTTTCCACGAACGTTGGTACCCTGTGTTGAACAGATAg
- the LOC131149308 gene encoding uncharacterized protein LOC131149308 has translation MDSYYSSSSSYSGHYHGDKNPAVPLHLWFFLCTLFFFLGFSWYAAYESMLDSCFDQLKLLLMLSPLLLLLGVHLLSAGDPRRRRQIPFMIPVQERDSLHGGGGGSPWGIGLLLVVLLFMVSYQSYFHERWFPLLSR, from the coding sequence ATGGATAGCTACtactcatcttcttcatcttaCTCCGGCCATTACCATGGTGACAAGAACCCTGCAGTGCCTCTCCACCTATGGTTCTTCCTCTGCACGCTCTTCTTCTTCCTCGGCTTCTCCTGGTACGCCGCCTACGAGTCCATGCTCGACTCCTGCTTCGACCAACTCAAACTCCTTCTCATGCTCTCTCCCCTCCTCCTACTTCTCGGCGTCCACTTGTTATCAGCCGGAGATCCTCGCCGCCGGCGGCAGATACCGTTCATGATTCCGGTGCAAGAGAGGGACTCGCTGCACGGAGGCGGCGGAGGGTCGCCGTGGGGAATTGGTCTTCTTCTGGTTGTTCTCTTGTTCATGGTCTCTTACCAGTCTTATTTCCATGAACGTTGGTTTCCTTTGCTCAGTAGATGA